The Mustelus asterias chromosome 23, sMusAst1.hap1.1, whole genome shotgun sequence genome window below encodes:
- the gpr146 gene encoding G-protein coupled receptor 146 — translation MWSCGGSNGTVNGVDQQFCYDLGLVFSILSIIYLIICFPFSICYNSLLILVNLYNKPAMTMPDVYFVNIAIAGLILSLVALVQLLGPDNPQWAVWNFNREVYITLLILFNISALVIMYSTTLLSLDYYIEQALPRTYMSSVYNTKHVCGFIWGGAVLTSFSSLLLYVCSHVPKIIECSKIQNKEVADTIMVFIGFFVPAIAVLYALILILRIRNQSTPLDQDSARLDPSTHKLLVATVCTQFILWTPYYMTLLVHITFNPKGSDLITQYHIYYFVKGLSKLLAYSCSFVIPLLYTYMHKNFTNKLRQLVRKLDCRTEGCAHQHSEVQQQVFLS, via the coding sequence ATGTGGAGTTGTGGAGGTTCTAATGGAACAGTGAACGGTGTGGACCAGCAGTTCTGCTACGACCTGGGACTGGTCTTTTCCATCCTCTCCATCATTTACCTCATCATCTGCTTCCCTTTCAGTATCTGCTACAACTCCCTGCTCATCCTGGTCAACCTGTACAACAAGCCAGCAATGACCATGCCCGACGTTTACTTTGTCAACATCGCAATCGCGGGCCTCATCCTCAGCCTTGTGGCCCTGGTACAGCTGCTGGGCCCCGACAATCCGCAGTGGGCCGTGTGGAACTTCAACAGAGAGGTCTACATCACCTTGCTCATACTGTTTAACATCTCCGCTCTGGTGATCATGTACTCGACCACTTTGCTCAGCTTGGACTACTACATCGAGCAAGCTTTGCCAAGAACTTACATGTCCAGTGTCTACAACACCAAGCACGTCTGTGGGTTCATCTGGGGAGGGGCCGTGCTTACCAGCTTCTCATCTCTTCTACTCTACGTGTGCAGCCATGTCCCCAAGATAATCGAGTGCTcaaagatacagaataaagaggtGGCAGACACCATCATGGTTTTTATTGGCTTCTTTGTGCCCGCTATTGCAGTGCTCTATGCCTTAATCCTGATTCTCCGAATACGGAACCAGTCCACCCCTCTCGATCAAGATTCTGCCAGGCTAGATCCTTCTACGCACAAGCTGCTGGTGGCTACAGTCTGTACACAGTTTATATTGTGGACCCCTTATTACATGACACTGTTAGTTCACATCACATTTAACCCGAAGGGATCAGACTTGATAACGCAGTATCACATTTACTATTTTGTTAAGGGCTTATCGAAGCTGCTGGCTTATTCCTGCAGTTTTGTCATACCACTGCTCTACACTTACATGCACAAGAACTTCACCAACAAACTGAGACAGCTCGTCAGAAAACTGGATTGTCGGACTGAAGGATGTGCTCACCAGCACTCAGAGGTTCAGCAGCAAGTCTTTTTGAGTTAA